In Cellvibrio polysaccharolyticus, a genomic segment contains:
- the cysC gene encoding adenylyl-sulfate kinase translates to MPHHQSQLYRPCVIWFTGLSGAGKTTTASFLLQALQQRGLPCYLLDGDELRKGLCCELGFSESDREENVRRIGEAARLLMDAGMITLVAVIAPMRHMREKLRARFAEGEYLEVFVDTPLSVCEERDIKGLYKKSRSGSLKNFTGIDSRYETPLAPDIHLKTANTSIDNNMDQLIKMLVAREIVRG, encoded by the coding sequence ATGCCCCACCATCAATCACAACTGTACCGCCCCTGCGTTATCTGGTTTACCGGCTTAAGTGGTGCAGGGAAAACCACTACTGCATCATTTTTGTTACAGGCACTTCAGCAACGGGGACTGCCTTGTTATCTGCTGGATGGCGACGAACTGAGAAAAGGTTTGTGCTGTGAGCTGGGTTTTAGCGAATCAGACCGGGAGGAAAACGTACGACGTATCGGCGAAGCGGCGCGTCTGTTGATGGATGCCGGGATGATTACTCTGGTTGCAGTTATCGCGCCCATGCGCCACATGCGCGAAAAATTGCGCGCGAGGTTTGCTGAGGGAGAGTATCTTGAGGTGTTTGTAGATACGCCGCTTTCAGTTTGCGAAGAGCGCGACATCAAAGGTTTGTACAAAAAATCCCGCAGCGGCAGCCTGAAAAATTTTACCGGCATAGATTCCCGTTACGAAACACCACTCGCACCCGACATCCACTTAAAAACCGCCAACACGTCCATTGATAATAATATGGATCAACTGATAAAAATGCTGGTAGCGCGCGAGATTGTTCGGGGCTGA
- a CDS encoding gluconate 2-dehydrogenase subunit 3 family protein, translating to MNRRELLKLISATTGTAMIGSAAFISGCATPAPNAFVFSQNDVLLLDEIAETILPRTETPGAKDAQVGQFMTVYVGACYTLEEQATFHKGLLTLEERSQAVYNRNFMSLQPNERESFINTLDQEARVHAVNSKGKGEMHYFTMLKQLTVFGFFTSEIGGTQVLRHAPIPGRYDGELPYKKGDRAWATT from the coding sequence ATGAATCGCCGTGAACTCTTAAAACTGATTTCTGCTACCACCGGTACTGCCATGATCGGCAGCGCTGCGTTTATAAGTGGTTGCGCTACGCCAGCACCGAACGCTTTCGTTTTTTCGCAAAATGATGTGCTGTTACTGGACGAAATTGCTGAAACCATTCTCCCCCGCACCGAAACCCCCGGCGCAAAAGATGCGCAGGTCGGGCAGTTCATGACGGTTTATGTAGGTGCCTGCTACACCCTGGAAGAACAGGCAACCTTCCATAAAGGTTTGCTAACCCTCGAAGAGCGCAGCCAGGCGGTTTATAACCGCAACTTCATGTCGCTGCAGCCCAACGAGCGGGAATCGTTTATCAATACCCTGGATCAGGAAGCACGGGTACATGCGGTAAACAGCAAGGGTAAAGGCGAAATGCACTACTTCACCATGCTCAAGCAACTCACCGTATTCGGCTTCTTCACCTCGGAAATCGGCGGCACCCAGGTGCTTCGCCACGCACCAATCCCCGGACGATACGACGGCGAGCTGCCTTATAAAAAAGGCGATCGCGCCTGGGCTACAACCTGA
- a CDS encoding GMC oxidoreductase: MSTQHFDAIVVGSGISGGWAAKELTEKGLKVLLLERGRNIEHIKDYVNAGKEPWDYPHRGRPTQEMKRNHPVLKRDFVLNEPTQGMWANEQENPYVEKKRFDWYRGYHVGGRSLLWGRQSYRLSERDFEANLREGIAIDWPIRYAEMAPWYDYVERFAGISGNRDGLEHLPDGQFLPPIELNCVEKDVAARVKKAFGGSRLITNSRVANITQPKPEQGRVNCQYRNKCWLGCPFGAYFSTQSSTLPAAMKTGNLTLRPFSIVSQVLYDKDKKRARGVEVIDAETNQTYEFTANVVFLNASSFNSTWILMNSATDIWPEGLGSSSGELGHNVMDHHFRVGAGGMVEGFEDKYYYGRRPAGFYIPRFRNLGSEKRDYLRGFGYQGAASRQNWDRDVAEMGIGADFKNALAEPGAWTIGMTAFGEMLPHHDNRIYLDRKVKDKWGLPVLAMDVEIRENEIAMRKDMLKDAVEMFEAAGVKNVQGGDWGYSPGMGIHEMGTARMGRDPKTSVLNGFNQVWDAPNVFVTDGACMTSASCVNPSLTYMALTARAVDHAVKELQKGNLK; the protein is encoded by the coding sequence ATGTCTACACAACACTTCGATGCCATTGTTGTTGGTTCCGGTATTAGTGGCGGTTGGGCTGCAAAAGAACTTACGGAAAAAGGTTTGAAAGTATTGCTGCTGGAGCGCGGCCGTAATATTGAGCACATTAAAGATTATGTGAATGCCGGCAAAGAACCCTGGGATTATCCGCACCGTGGCCGCCCCACTCAGGAGATGAAAAGAAATCACCCTGTGTTAAAGCGTGACTTTGTGCTGAACGAACCAACACAAGGTATGTGGGCTAATGAGCAAGAAAATCCCTACGTTGAAAAAAAGCGGTTTGATTGGTACCGCGGTTATCACGTGGGCGGTCGTTCATTATTATGGGGGCGCCAAAGCTATCGCTTGAGTGAACGCGACTTTGAAGCCAACCTGCGCGAAGGTATCGCCATTGACTGGCCAATTCGCTACGCCGAAATGGCGCCCTGGTACGATTATGTAGAGCGGTTTGCCGGTATTTCCGGTAATCGTGATGGGTTGGAACATTTGCCCGACGGCCAGTTTTTACCACCCATTGAATTAAACTGTGTAGAAAAAGATGTAGCCGCCCGGGTTAAAAAAGCCTTCGGCGGATCGCGTTTAATTACCAACAGCCGCGTAGCCAATATCACCCAGCCGAAACCGGAACAAGGGCGTGTGAATTGTCAGTACCGTAACAAGTGCTGGCTGGGCTGTCCGTTCGGTGCCTATTTTAGTACCCAATCTTCCACCCTGCCTGCCGCTATGAAAACCGGCAATCTTACCTTGCGTCCTTTCTCCATCGTCAGCCAGGTGCTTTACGATAAAGATAAAAAGCGCGCACGCGGTGTAGAAGTCATTGATGCAGAAACCAATCAAACCTACGAATTTACGGCCAACGTTGTGTTCCTCAATGCCTCCAGTTTTAACTCTACCTGGATTCTGATGAATTCGGCTACCGACATCTGGCCGGAAGGTTTGGGCAGCAGCAGTGGCGAGCTGGGACACAACGTAATGGATCACCACTTCCGTGTGGGTGCGGGTGGCATGGTCGAAGGCTTTGAGGATAAATATTATTACGGTCGTCGTCCGGCCGGTTTTTATATTCCACGCTTCCGCAACCTCGGTAGCGAGAAACGCGATTACTTGCGTGGCTTTGGTTATCAGGGTGCAGCCAGTCGTCAAAACTGGGACAGAGATGTTGCCGAAATGGGCATAGGCGCAGACTTTAAAAATGCGCTGGCTGAACCGGGTGCCTGGACTATCGGCATGACAGCTTTTGGTGAAATGCTGCCACATCACGACAACCGTATTTATCTTGATCGCAAAGTAAAAGACAAATGGGGCTTGCCGGTGCTGGCGATGGACGTTGAAATTCGTGAAAACGAAATCGCGATGCGCAAAGACATGCTGAAAGATGCGGTAGAAATGTTTGAAGCCGCCGGTGTTAAAAATGTTCAGGGTGGCGATTGGGGGTATTCGCCAGGCATGGGTATTCACGAAATGGGTACCGCACGTATGGGGCGTGACCCGAAAACCTCGGTACTCAATGGCTTTAATCAGGTGTGGGATGCGCCCAATGTGTTTGTGACTGACGGTGCCTGTATGACATCGGCATCCTGTGTCAATCCGTCGCTGACTTATATGGCGCTTACCGCGCGCGCGGTAGATCACGCAGTAAAAGAATTGCAAAAGGGGAATCTGAAATGA
- a CDS encoding beta strand repeat-containing protein has protein sequence MKLPQFYGKSPYWLALMLGCFLALAGCKDDKKVDSGVKPPTEQPPVVQPPVEQPPTEQPPEQPVTVTLAGRVIGGNDAAGFTLSRIDGNGDAIATWTTDAAGYYQAEVDASDFYHLVATPIQPGIGSEGSVSVLRMSFFAEASAVSTADNSELEALCESSEARVTCNITPWTTLLLAVANSQNTTTEEIANQLQAMNYYHLQPDEDPFVLYREGALTDSDFDVAGVLALIEQTGGLSRWLSAMDNWLSAPNAAEAPVSVPRFTVSTQVSEGGSVSVSQQQVARSQQLSLVITPAPGYGIASVSGCNGSLNQTNYQTGAITADCLVSVNFARVQYTLDYRAGQGGSLQGATSQQVAYGQSGSEITAVPGSGYRFERWSDGRINNPRVDRDVTANLTLTAIFSASSYQINYTATGGGTILGTASQQINHGSNSTTVTAVPDAGFIFVKWSDGVTSNPRMDSNVTANMAVEAMFQIGQYNLIYTASAGGSLNGLTSQLITSGNDGSTVTATPNVGYVFVKWSDDVATSSRTDLNITANKLVEAIFELAQYSVVYTAGNGGTLGGNTSQNIAHGSNGAAVAAVPNVGYKFVKWSDELIANPRTDLNITANKSIAAIFELAEYSVIYSAGNGGTLSGNTSQNIAHGSNGAAVTAVPNAGYAFAKWSDGVTTNPRVDLDITAGKSIEAIFELVQYSVIYTAGNGGTLSGNTSQNISHGSNGAAVTAVPNAGYTFVRWSDDITTNPRIDLNIIANKTVEAIFEQTQYSVVYTAGNGGTLSGNASQNIAHGSDGAAVTAVPNPGYIFAKWSDDVAENPRVDLNITASKSVEAIFELAQYSVVYTAGNGGTLSGNTSQNIAHGSNGAAVTAVPNAGYTFAKWSDDVTTNPRTDLNITANKTVEAIFEPVQYSLTYTAAAGGTISGTTSQTVAHGNDGSIVTAVPDAGYLFVKWSDDVATSARTDLNVTANKSVEAIFELAQYSVVYTAGNGGTLSGSTSQNIAHGSNGAAVTAVPDAGYAFVKWSDDLTTNPRTDLNITADASIEAIFELKQYTVNYDVATGGSLSGQASQAINHGSDSTSVTVVADNGFVFNQWSDGSTDNPRVDVNVTSNISVVASFTRTAISLNIAEEHRDVINSSGAVQELNLLNSAGATAEYLLVPMNFTRDSNLQLTVDVSNNLLPNNGSAPSTGTALLQDSSLVNRKNHVAEYQLRRGTVGTGTPTSPISVIPAGVTPGVGDVWSLNSKLDSLCEVGTAANATIRYVGTNIIVVSDNDNPAGGFTSTQYETLGTTVDSFYSTITTTLGTPSDKDSNGKIVIFMTAGVNRLSPPASSVVNVAMYSPRDALTQNECPTSNLGEIIYVLAPDPTGAINSNVRTVSYVEGSAPAQIAHELAQLIIDSRRIAAGYDFGESWLNEALAAIAVEKVFFLRSTLNPLQNIVLSNLTTGANASVKVAAFNTYINSYFTNYRLWLQSPTRLGVLDSSGNELASRGLNWAFLRYVADRHANLSLAIEGAMYRNLVDSPYTGITNLENLINDDANTWLHDFLMSVYLDDYPGIGLSGSTGKYSATSWNYRSVYGGLGGFPLREMAIPAGGTTTAIPYAKDGGAGYIRIAVGAGETATIRLTPVAIPDQEASYTLIRLQ, from the coding sequence ATGAAATTACCGCAGTTCTATGGAAAATCTCCCTATTGGTTGGCACTGATGCTGGGCTGTTTTCTGGCTTTGGCCGGATGTAAGGATGACAAAAAAGTGGATAGCGGGGTTAAGCCCCCCACTGAACAACCTCCTGTGGTGCAACCACCTGTAGAACAACCTCCCACTGAACAGCCACCGGAGCAGCCCGTAACCGTTACTCTGGCGGGGCGCGTTATCGGTGGTAACGATGCTGCAGGTTTCACTCTTTCTCGCATAGATGGCAACGGCGATGCAATCGCCACCTGGACTACCGATGCCGCAGGGTATTACCAGGCCGAGGTTGATGCATCTGACTTCTATCACCTGGTCGCTACACCCATCCAGCCAGGCATTGGTTCTGAAGGCAGTGTAAGCGTGCTAAGAATGAGCTTCTTTGCGGAGGCCTCTGCAGTATCTACCGCAGATAACAGCGAGCTTGAGGCTTTGTGTGAAAGTAGTGAGGCAAGGGTTACTTGTAATATTACCCCTTGGACTACCTTGTTGCTCGCGGTAGCCAATTCGCAAAATACAACTACCGAAGAGATTGCCAATCAACTTCAGGCTATGAACTACTATCATTTGCAGCCCGACGAAGATCCTTTTGTTCTTTATAGAGAAGGTGCTCTCACTGATAGCGATTTTGATGTTGCCGGTGTTCTGGCTCTAATAGAACAAACCGGTGGATTGTCGCGGTGGCTCTCCGCTATGGATAACTGGCTGTCCGCTCCCAATGCCGCAGAAGCTCCCGTATCTGTACCCAGATTTACGGTATCCACTCAGGTATCTGAAGGTGGCTCCGTTTCTGTATCGCAGCAGCAGGTTGCAAGAAGCCAGCAATTGTCTTTGGTTATCACACCGGCACCGGGTTACGGCATCGCCAGTGTAAGCGGGTGCAATGGCAGTCTGAATCAGACAAATTATCAGACGGGGGCAATCACCGCTGATTGTCTGGTCAGTGTTAATTTTGCCAGGGTGCAATACACGCTCGATTATCGCGCGGGGCAGGGCGGCAGTTTGCAAGGTGCGACCTCACAGCAAGTTGCCTATGGTCAGTCCGGTAGTGAAATTACAGCCGTTCCCGGCAGCGGCTATCGTTTTGAAAGATGGAGCGATGGCCGTATTAACAACCCTCGCGTGGATCGCGATGTCACCGCCAACCTGACGTTGACGGCCATTTTTTCTGCTAGCAGCTACCAAATTAATTACACCGCAACTGGTGGTGGAACGATCCTGGGGACGGCTTCCCAGCAAATCAATCATGGTAGCAACAGCACCACCGTGACTGCCGTTCCTGACGCAGGTTTTATATTTGTTAAATGGAGTGATGGTGTGACTTCCAATCCTCGCATGGATTCGAATGTCACAGCGAATATGGCTGTTGAAGCGATGTTCCAGATTGGGCAGTACAACCTCATCTATACCGCGAGTGCCGGTGGCTCATTGAACGGCCTGACATCACAACTCATTACAAGCGGCAATGATGGCTCGACAGTAACTGCAACGCCCAATGTCGGATATGTATTTGTTAAATGGAGTGATGACGTTGCGACCAGCTCCCGTACCGATCTGAATATTACCGCTAATAAATTGGTTGAGGCTATTTTTGAGTTGGCGCAATACAGTGTGGTTTACACCGCAGGTAATGGCGGAACGCTCGGTGGCAATACCTCTCAAAATATTGCGCATGGCAGTAATGGTGCGGCAGTTGCCGCTGTTCCCAACGTCGGTTATAAATTTGTTAAGTGGAGTGATGAATTAATAGCTAACCCTCGTACAGATTTGAATATCACCGCCAATAAGTCAATTGCAGCCATTTTTGAATTGGCGGAATACAGTGTGATTTACTCTGCAGGTAATGGCGGAACGCTCAGTGGCAATACCTCTCAAAATATTGCGCACGGTAGTAATGGCGCAGCCGTCACAGCGGTTCCCAATGCAGGTTATGCCTTTGCTAAATGGAGTGATGGTGTAACAACAAACCCGCGTGTGGACTTGGACATTACGGCCGGTAAATCAATTGAGGCCATTTTCGAGTTGGTGCAATACAGCGTAATTTACACCGCAGGTAATGGCGGAACTCTCAGTGGCAATACTTCTCAAAATATTTCACACGGTAGTAATGGAGCTGCCGTCACAGCGGTACCCAATGCAGGTTATACCTTTGTTCGATGGAGTGATGATATAACGACAAATCCACGTATTGACTTGAACATAATCGCTAATAAAACTGTTGAAGCTATTTTTGAGCAGACGCAATACAGTGTGGTTTACACTGCAGGTAATGGCGGAACACTAAGTGGTAACGCCTCCCAAAATATTGCGCATGGTAGTGATGGTGCAGCTGTCACAGCAGTTCCCAATCCAGGTTATATCTTTGCTAAATGGAGTGATGATGTAGCAGAAAATCCGCGTGTTGATTTGAATATTACCGCCAGTAAATCGGTTGAGGCTATTTTTGAGTTGGCGCAATACAGTGTGGTTTATACGGCAGGTAATGGCGGAACGCTCAGTGGCAATACCTCTCAAAATATTGCGCATGGCAGTAATGGCGCAGCCGTCACAGCGGTTCCCAATGCAGGTTATACCTTTGCCAAATGGAGTGATGATGTAACGACGAATCCACGTACGGATTTGAACATAACTGCTAACAAAACGGTTGAAGCCATTTTCGAGCCGGTGCAGTACAGCCTTACTTATACCGCTGCTGCCGGAGGGACCATCAGCGGTACGACGTCGCAAACTGTGGCTCATGGAAATGATGGTTCAATCGTGACTGCCGTTCCTGATGCCGGTTACCTATTTGTTAAATGGAGTGATGATGTCGCGACCAGCGCCCGTACTGATCTGAATGTCACTGCTAATAAATCGGTTGAGGCTATTTTTGAGTTGGCGCAATACAGTGTGGTTTACACCGCAGGTAATGGCGGAACGCTCAGCGGCAGCACTTCCCAGAATATTGCGCATGGTAGTAATGGTGCAGCAGTCACTGCTGTTCCTGATGCGGGCTATGCGTTTGTTAAGTGGAGCGATGACCTGACAACCAATCCTCGGACGGATTTGAATATCACCGCAGACGCATCGATTGAAGCCATTTTCGAGTTGAAGCAATACACGGTTAATTACGATGTGGCAACTGGCGGCAGCTTGTCCGGCCAAGCCTCCCAGGCTATTAATCACGGTAGTGATTCCACCAGCGTTACCGTTGTGGCGGATAACGGTTTTGTATTCAATCAGTGGAGTGATGGAAGCACCGATAACCCTCGAGTTGATGTTAATGTCACCAGCAACATTTCTGTTGTTGCTTCATTTACCCGCACAGCAATCTCGCTAAATATTGCTGAAGAACATCGTGATGTTATTAATAGCAGTGGTGCTGTTCAGGAGTTAAACCTTCTCAATAGTGCAGGCGCTACTGCGGAGTACTTGTTGGTGCCAATGAATTTCACGCGTGACAGCAATCTGCAATTAACAGTGGATGTGTCAAATAATTTGCTGCCCAATAACGGAAGTGCTCCCTCGACAGGTACTGCACTGTTACAAGATTCAAGTCTGGTTAATCGCAAAAACCACGTTGCGGAATATCAGCTAAGACGTGGCACCGTGGGAACAGGAACACCGACCTCCCCAATTTCCGTAATTCCTGCCGGCGTTACACCAGGTGTTGGCGATGTATGGAGCCTCAATTCAAAACTGGACAGCTTGTGTGAAGTTGGCACGGCAGCGAATGCAACGATTAGATATGTAGGTACCAATATCATCGTAGTTTCTGACAATGACAATCCAGCAGGTGGTTTCACGAGTACACAATACGAAACACTGGGCACTACGGTTGATTCATTCTATTCAACGATCACAACAACATTGGGAACACCGTCAGATAAGGACTCCAATGGCAAGATCGTTATTTTTATGACAGCGGGTGTGAATAGATTGTCTCCTCCTGCATCCTCTGTGGTCAATGTGGCAATGTATTCTCCTCGCGATGCGCTTACACAAAACGAATGCCCGACAAGTAACCTTGGTGAAATTATTTATGTGCTTGCGCCGGACCCAACCGGTGCAATTAACTCTAACGTACGTACCGTTAGCTATGTTGAAGGTAGTGCTCCGGCACAAATTGCGCATGAATTGGCACAGCTTATTATCGATAGTCGCCGTATTGCAGCAGGGTATGATTTTGGAGAGAGCTGGCTGAATGAAGCACTTGCAGCAATCGCAGTAGAAAAAGTATTTTTCCTGAGATCCACGCTTAATCCACTGCAAAATATTGTATTAAGCAACCTGACAACAGGCGCCAATGCCAGTGTAAAAGTTGCCGCATTCAATACTTATATCAACAGCTACTTCACAAACTATCGTCTCTGGCTTCAATCCCCTACTCGTTTGGGAGTGCTTGATAGTTCGGGCAATGAGTTGGCTTCGCGTGGTTTAAACTGGGCATTTTTACGCTATGTTGCAGACCGACATGCCAATTTATCGCTGGCAATTGAAGGGGCGATGTACCGCAACCTGGTGGATAGCCCGTACACTGGAATCACCAACCTGGAAAATTTGATCAATGATGACGCAAATACCTGGTTGCATGATTTCCTTATGTCAGTTTATCTCGATGACTATCCTGGTATTGGCCTCTCGGGCTCAACAGGAAAATATTCAGCCACCAGCTGGAATTACCGCTCTGTTTACGGTGGTTTGGGAGGATTCCCTCTGCGCGAGATGGCAATACCTGCTGGAGGAACAACAACAGCAATTCCCTATGCAAAAGATGGTGGCGCTGGCTACATTCGTATTGCAGTGGGTGCAGGAGAAACTGCGACGATTCGATTAACACCGGTAGCGATACCCGATCAAGAGGCGAGTTACACCCTGATTCGTTTGCAATAA
- a CDS encoding hydroxypyruvate isomerase family protein: MDYSVNRRAMLRGAVAGALGLSSLSALGEVSASSSVALDAPLKGNIRHSVARWTFDFLSLEELCLVVKRLGFSAIDLVGPGEWHILKKHGIDSSMCNGAEIGLEDGWGDARFHKPLIESYRKNIDLVADAGYTNLICFSGNKRGKDPEEGLKHATTGLKKILAQAEKRGVIVQMELFNSKVNHPDYFADNSAWGIELCKRLDSPNFKLLYDIYHMQISEGDIIRTIQNNHQYFGHYHTAGVPGRHEIDDTQELYYPAIARAIQATGFKGYVAQEFMPNRATDKEKIESLQAAIRICDV; this comes from the coding sequence ATGGACTATTCGGTAAACCGTCGTGCCATGTTGCGTGGCGCTGTGGCCGGGGCATTAGGCTTGTCCAGCCTTTCTGCACTTGGCGAAGTATCTGCATCATCATCCGTTGCTCTTGACGCACCTTTAAAAGGCAATATCCGTCATTCAGTGGCTCGCTGGACTTTTGATTTTCTCTCGCTTGAGGAACTGTGTCTGGTGGTCAAACGGCTGGGCTTTTCGGCTATTGATCTGGTCGGCCCTGGTGAATGGCACATTCTCAAAAAGCACGGCATTGATTCTTCCATGTGCAACGGTGCCGAGATAGGCCTTGAAGACGGTTGGGGCGATGCCCGTTTTCATAAGCCCTTAATCGAGAGTTATCGTAAAAATATTGATCTGGTTGCTGACGCCGGTTATACAAATTTGATTTGCTTTAGCGGTAACAAACGCGGCAAAGATCCGGAAGAAGGTTTGAAGCACGCTACCACCGGTTTGAAAAAAATTCTCGCACAAGCTGAAAAGCGCGGTGTGATTGTGCAAATGGAATTGTTCAACAGTAAAGTAAATCACCCGGATTATTTTGCTGATAACTCCGCATGGGGTATTGAGTTGTGCAAGCGTCTCGATTCACCCAACTTCAAATTGCTTTACGACATTTACCACATGCAAATCAGCGAAGGCGACATTATTCGCACCATTCAAAATAATCATCAATATTTTGGTCATTACCACACCGCCGGTGTGCCGGGCCGTCATGAAATTGATGATACCCAGGAGCTTTACTACCCGGCTATTGCCCGCGCTATTCAAGCTACCGGTTTCAAAGGTTATGTTGCACAAGAGTTTATGCCCAATCGTGCGACCGATAAGGAAAAAATCGAATCCTTGCAAGCCGCCATTCGCATCTGCGACGTTTAA